From the Limanda limanda chromosome 2, fLimLim1.1, whole genome shotgun sequence genome, one window contains:
- the LOC133016246 gene encoding serine/threonine-protein kinase pim-1-like, with the protein MGDQLGGGGCGSVFAGFRKADLFPVAIKHIPQANLFCKHVVSGQHRLLHCGFHLTHCLNSLNGKRFPTEVAIMLKLTAEKNDFVGTSAPVSLLDWYDLGHELIVVMERPVPAIDLSTYILLKKGSLQESNAKTIMKQLVVAAIGLEQNGVFHRDIKPENILIETGRRIPRVRLIDFGLSCLVKKGSYYTVFYGTERYATPEFCSSSVYRAGPSTVWQLGAVLYEMLHNQGFITKRFLRKQLKISGGLCQNLKDFLQLCLEEDPKMRPTLRELQLHQWLK; encoded by the exons ATGGGAGA TCAGCTTGGTGGAGGAGGCTGTGGATCAGTGTTTGCTGGCTTCCGCAAAGCAGATCTGTTTCCA GTGGCGATCAAGCACATACCGCAGGCAAATCTTTTCTGCAAACACGTGGTAAGTGGCCAACACCGACTACTCCACTGTGGCTTTCACCTCACTCACTGTCTGAAT TCCCTGAATGGAAAGAGGTTCCCTACAGAGGTGGCCATAATGCTGAAACTAACGGCAGAGAAAAATGACTTTGTGGGGACGTCAGCACCAGTATCATTACTGGACTGGTATGACCTGGGCCATGAGTTGATAGTGGTGATGGAGAGACCTGTCCCTGCCATTGACCTATCCACATATATATTGCTCAAAAAAGGCTCTCTACAGGAGTCTAATGCCAAG ACCATAATGAAGCAGCTGGTGGTCGCAGCCATTGGGCTGGAGCAGAACGGAGTCTTTCACCGGGACATCAAACCCGAAAATATCCTGATTGAGACTGGCCGACGTATCCCACGGGTTCGCCTCATTGATTTTGGGCTGAGCTGCCTCGTGAAGAAAGGCTCATATTACACTGTATTCTATG GCACTGAAAGGTACGCCACTCCAGAGTTTTGCAGCTCTTCTGTCTACAGGGCTGGTCCAAGCACAGTGTGGCAGCTTGGCGCAGTTCTGTATGAGATGCTCCACAATCAGGGATTCATCACCAAACGCTTCCTCAGAAAACAACTGAAAATCAGCGGCGGACTCTGCCAAA ACCTCAAGGATTTCCTCCAGCTGTGTTTGGAGGAGGACCCTAAAATGCGTCCCACCCTgagagagctgcagcttcaccagTGGCTGAAATAA